Proteins encoded by one window of Gordonia jinghuaiqii:
- a CDS encoding CaiB/BaiF CoA transferase family protein: MSPRGAWRAADSADGNGVLTGVRVLDLSRVLAGPFCAQTLADHGAEVIKVEAPSGDETRGWGPPFVDDGASSAYYDSLNHSKENVCLDLRTEQGRAILADLIAGADVLIENFKAGTMARWGFDFETVLADRHPHLVYCRITGFGVDGPMGGLPGYDAVLQSFGGLMSINGYPDGSPLRVGVPIVDIVAANMAVSGILLALLARERSGRGQLVDMTLLDSVVSILHPHAANWIAGGGIPQRTGDFHPTVVPYQVFPARDGDFFVSAANDRQFRSLVETLGVAHLADDPRFASNRDRSAHREVLAAALGERIAEYDRVDLAARLESAGVPASSVNTIDEALTSPQVRHRGLFIDTDDYRGVGVPISLSSSSHRTPRPAAARGAHTTEVLEAMGYDPEQLARLRAAGVFGDPGQEG, encoded by the coding sequence GTGAGCCCGCGGGGCGCGTGGCGCGCCGCGGACTCCGCCGACGGCAATGGCGTGCTGACCGGCGTCCGGGTGCTCGATCTGAGCCGGGTGCTCGCGGGACCGTTCTGCGCCCAGACACTCGCCGACCACGGCGCCGAGGTGATCAAGGTCGAGGCACCCAGCGGTGACGAGACCCGCGGCTGGGGCCCGCCGTTCGTCGACGACGGCGCCAGTAGTGCCTACTACGACAGCCTCAACCACAGCAAGGAGAACGTCTGCCTGGACCTGCGAACCGAGCAGGGACGCGCAATCCTGGCCGATCTCATCGCCGGTGCCGATGTGCTGATCGAGAACTTCAAAGCGGGCACGATGGCACGCTGGGGCTTCGACTTCGAGACCGTTCTGGCCGACCGTCATCCCCACCTGGTCTACTGCCGCATCACCGGTTTCGGCGTGGACGGACCCATGGGCGGCCTCCCCGGATACGACGCGGTACTCCAGTCGTTCGGCGGGCTGATGAGCATCAACGGTTATCCCGACGGCAGCCCGTTACGCGTGGGCGTGCCGATCGTCGACATCGTGGCGGCGAACATGGCCGTGAGCGGCATCCTGCTCGCGCTGCTCGCGCGTGAACGCAGCGGCCGCGGTCAACTCGTCGACATGACCCTGCTCGACTCCGTCGTATCGATCCTCCACCCCCACGCCGCGAATTGGATCGCGGGCGGCGGAATTCCGCAGCGCACCGGGGACTTCCATCCCACGGTCGTGCCCTACCAGGTGTTTCCCGCGCGCGACGGCGACTTCTTCGTCAGTGCGGCCAACGATCGTCAATTCCGGTCGCTGGTCGAAACACTCGGCGTCGCACATCTCGCAGACGATCCGCGCTTCGCCTCCAACAGGGACCGCTCCGCCCACCGCGAGGTCCTCGCGGCAGCACTGGGGGAACGCATCGCCGAGTACGATCGCGTGGATCTCGCCGCACGCCTCGAGTCCGCCGGGGTGCCCGCCAGTTCGGTGAACACCATCGACGAGGCCCTGACCTCCCCGCAGGTCCGGCACCGCGGACTCTTCATCGACACCGACGACTATCGCGGTGTCGGCGTGCCGATCTCACTGAGCAGCTCGTCACATCGGACGCCGCGACCGGCAGCGGCCCGGGGCGCGCACACCACCGAGGTACTCGAGGCCATGGGATACGACCCCGAACAGCTGGCCCGGCTACGCGCGGCGGGCGTGTTCGGCGACCCAGGACAGGAAGGGTGA
- a CDS encoding alpha/beta hydrolase, with product MTTNPTRDAGTVWDPDVAAIVDRMAAAGAPASWQRGVEKTREMLESIVRPPGPDMASVEDATAVGPHGPIPLRIYRPHRAPTVDAPALLWYHGGGMIMGTLDSFDRLARDVADATGAVLINVDYRLAPEHRYPVGNDDAYAALEWAHRMAGELGVDPQRIAVGGDSAGGGLAASTALRSRNMNGPRIAQQVLFYPGLARRGDTPSMREFGDSVFLTAEDIDWMKNLYLGDDPVRDDEYGTPALAETLAGLPPAIIAVGHADPLRDDVEAYGDRMRDAGVHVAQIRYPGVGHGFAMQTASVARARLAVVEVGALVAARFAHPMA from the coding sequence ATGACGACGAACCCGACACGCGATGCCGGCACCGTCTGGGATCCGGACGTCGCCGCGATCGTCGACCGTATGGCCGCGGCGGGAGCTCCCGCCTCCTGGCAGCGAGGCGTCGAGAAGACCAGGGAGATGCTCGAATCGATTGTCCGGCCGCCGGGTCCGGACATGGCGTCGGTCGAGGACGCGACCGCCGTCGGGCCGCACGGGCCCATTCCGCTGCGGATCTATCGGCCCCACCGCGCGCCGACGGTCGACGCACCGGCGCTCCTCTGGTATCACGGCGGCGGCATGATCATGGGGACGCTCGACTCGTTCGACCGACTGGCCCGCGACGTGGCCGACGCCACCGGCGCAGTGCTCATCAACGTCGACTACCGCCTCGCCCCGGAACACCGCTACCCGGTGGGCAATGACGACGCCTACGCCGCACTAGAATGGGCGCACCGGATGGCCGGTGAACTCGGGGTCGACCCGCAACGGATCGCGGTGGGCGGCGACAGCGCCGGGGGCGGGCTGGCCGCCTCCACCGCGCTGCGCAGCCGAAACATGAACGGGCCGCGGATAGCTCAACAGGTTCTGTTCTACCCGGGCCTCGCGCGCCGCGGGGACACCCCGTCCATGCGCGAGTTCGGCGACAGCGTGTTCCTCACCGCCGAAGACATCGACTGGATGAAGAACCTGTACTTGGGCGACGATCCGGTGCGAGACGACGAGTACGGCACCCCGGCCCTCGCCGAGACGCTCGCCGGCCTCCCGCCGGCGATCATCGCAGTCGGACATGCCGATCCGCTCCGCGACGACGTGGAGGCGTACGGAGACCGGATGCGTGACGCCGGCGTACACGTCGCGCAGATACGGTATCCCGGTGTCGGACACGGCTTTGCCATGCAGACGGCATCTGTGGCCCGGGCCCGCCTCGCAGTCGTCGAGGTCGGGGCACTCGTCGCCGCGCGGTTCGCGCACCCGATGGCCTGA
- a CDS encoding acyl-CoA dehydrogenase family protein: MSELADELTTATRSMLERIEIDTETPADGVSDELWNALVAAGFTSVDVPAEAGGHGCETTDAVAVLSTVIASGALVPFIEHAMLAAWLSGTIGLGLGEDVTTIGVADAGFVVDSSGDVIRVTCTVGDVVHVSPASSLVVLLPENEDSGALVATLPLAHEGVSVTVGSDLLGASIGTVTLDSVPAMSVAESSVTAAELRQRGALVYAAAMSAAAGAVRDRTVQYASERTQFGRPLTKFQAIQQRLASMAASTTMMEIGARRAVAADSSDPRIARSATAAAKVVTSLHSHEVAAAGHQIHGAIGFTSEHPLGRSTTALWAWRDRFGTEREWAGVLAAQILDDELDPWDLITGTTSGPGPEHAEPAPTERTSP, translated from the coding sequence ATGAGCGAACTGGCCGACGAACTGACCACCGCCACCCGCTCGATGCTCGAGCGTATCGAGATCGACACCGAGACCCCCGCAGACGGCGTGTCCGACGAACTCTGGAATGCACTGGTGGCGGCGGGCTTCACCTCGGTCGACGTCCCGGCAGAGGCAGGCGGCCACGGATGCGAGACGACCGATGCGGTCGCCGTGCTGTCCACCGTGATCGCGAGCGGCGCACTGGTCCCGTTCATCGAGCACGCGATGCTCGCCGCCTGGCTGTCCGGCACGATCGGACTGGGCCTCGGCGAGGACGTCACGACGATCGGGGTCGCCGACGCCGGATTCGTCGTGGACTCATCCGGCGACGTCATCCGGGTGACGTGCACGGTCGGCGATGTCGTCCACGTCTCCCCCGCCTCCTCGCTCGTCGTCCTGCTACCCGAGAACGAGGACTCCGGCGCCCTCGTGGCGACTCTTCCGCTGGCCCACGAAGGTGTGTCGGTGACCGTGGGCAGCGATCTCCTGGGTGCCTCGATCGGGACCGTCACGCTGGACTCGGTCCCGGCGATGTCCGTCGCGGAGTCTTCGGTCACCGCGGCGGAGCTGAGACAGCGCGGCGCCCTGGTGTACGCGGCGGCGATGTCGGCGGCGGCCGGAGCGGTTCGCGACCGGACCGTGCAGTACGCGTCCGAGCGGACCCAGTTCGGTCGGCCGCTGACGAAGTTCCAGGCCATCCAGCAGCGACTGGCCTCGATGGCCGCCTCGACGACGATGATGGAGATCGGGGCCCGTCGCGCCGTCGCAGCCGATTCGAGTGATCCGCGGATCGCCCGCAGCGCCACGGCGGCAGCGAAGGTCGTCACCTCGCTGCACAGCCACGAAGTCGCTGCCGCGGGACATCAGATCCACGGCGCGATCGGGTTCACCTCCGAGCATCCGCTCGGACGTTCGACCACGGCGTTGTGGGCATGGCGCGACCGCTTCGGCACCGAACGGGAGTGGGCGGGTGTGCTCGCCGCGCAGATCCTCGATGACGAGCTCGATCCGTGGGACCTGATCACCGGCACCACATCCGGGCCTGGCCCCGAACATGCCGAACCGGCACCGACAGAGCGGACTTCGCCGTGA
- a CDS encoding acyl-CoA dehydrogenase family protein → MTADDLAALRAEVRAFLREEIDDSAFVPDVDSWMTGFDPDFSRRLGERGWVGMTIPTEHGGHGRTPVERFVVTEELLAHGAPVAAHWIADRQMAPGILANGTDDQKQRYLPGIASGTAFFAIGMSEPDAGSDLAAVRTRAVDNGDTWTITGTKVWTTGAHLAHAMVLLARTDGRPDDRQQGLSQLVVDLPHPDIEIRPIRSIDGQAHFNEVIFHDAVVDKSALLGERGRGWAQVMGELAFERSGPERYLSTMPLLRAWARDLRENGSTPEQRTTLGTLTAQAWALRGMSLQVADELSAGRNPEVLAAMVKDLGSTFEGDLVTAVRNASGIVARREGGTPLERLLAQSVLHTPAFTLRGGTNEILRGIVARGLGIR, encoded by the coding sequence GTGACCGCAGACGACCTCGCCGCACTGCGTGCCGAGGTTCGCGCGTTCCTGCGCGAAGAGATCGACGACAGCGCCTTCGTGCCCGATGTCGACAGCTGGATGACGGGGTTCGATCCCGACTTCAGTCGACGCCTGGGTGAGCGCGGGTGGGTCGGCATGACGATTCCGACCGAGCACGGCGGGCACGGCCGGACCCCCGTCGAGCGTTTCGTGGTGACCGAGGAGCTCCTCGCGCACGGCGCCCCGGTCGCCGCCCACTGGATCGCCGACCGTCAGATGGCGCCGGGCATCCTGGCGAACGGAACCGACGACCAGAAACAGCGATACCTACCCGGGATAGCCTCCGGTACGGCCTTTTTCGCGATCGGCATGAGCGAGCCCGACGCCGGCTCCGACCTGGCAGCCGTCCGCACGCGCGCTGTCGACAACGGTGACACCTGGACGATCACCGGGACCAAGGTCTGGACCACGGGCGCCCACCTGGCCCACGCGATGGTGCTGCTGGCACGCACCGACGGCCGCCCGGACGATCGCCAACAGGGACTCTCGCAGCTCGTCGTCGACCTGCCCCACCCGGACATCGAGATCCGGCCCATCCGCAGCATCGACGGGCAGGCGCACTTCAACGAGGTCATCTTCCACGACGCGGTCGTCGACAAGTCCGCGTTGCTCGGCGAACGCGGGCGAGGATGGGCTCAGGTCATGGGCGAACTGGCCTTCGAGCGCTCCGGTCCCGAACGGTACCTGAGCACGATGCCCCTGCTCCGGGCGTGGGCGCGGGACCTGCGCGAGAACGGGTCGACGCCCGAGCAGCGGACGACCCTGGGCACGCTCACCGCTCAGGCGTGGGCGCTGCGCGGGATGTCCCTGCAGGTGGCCGACGAACTCTCCGCCGGCCGCAACCCCGAGGTGCTCGCCGCGATGGTCAAGGACCTGGGCTCCACCTTCGAGGGCGATCTGGTGACCGCGGTCCGGAACGCCTCGGGGATCGTCGCACGCCGCGAAGGCGGAACACCGCTCGAACGTTTACTGGCGCAAAGCGTGCTCCACACACCGGCTTTCACCCTCCGGGGCGGAACCAACGAGATCTTGCGCGGCATCGTCGCGCGCGGATTGGGGATCCGATGA
- a CDS encoding GntR family transcriptional regulator encodes MGGDPTAAHPVATGSGTPEVSRAANRVVSELERMIVTGELLPGQPIRQELMAERLGVSRLPVREGLRQLTSEGLVKHQHNVGYTVARLDQSEFDQIYLMRAALEREVLAVLPRFDDAALDEISRLRDLVEDAADTADILEMRLRNQEFHFAVFERSPLSLVVAELRRLWNLAMPYHAAYLYDAEVRARVCAEHDDMVDALAAGDNELLIELMNVHRKGGETSTGVMLGKNPPDSAHRRPDRSRTR; translated from the coding sequence ATGGGCGGCGATCCGACGGCCGCGCATCCGGTTGCGACGGGATCGGGCACGCCCGAGGTGTCCCGGGCGGCCAATCGTGTCGTCTCCGAACTCGAGCGGATGATCGTCACCGGCGAACTCCTTCCCGGACAACCGATCCGGCAGGAACTGATGGCCGAACGCCTCGGTGTCAGCCGGCTGCCCGTCCGCGAAGGACTCCGCCAGCTCACCTCGGAAGGCCTCGTCAAGCACCAGCACAACGTCGGCTACACCGTCGCACGGCTCGATCAGTCGGAGTTCGATCAGATCTATCTCATGCGGGCCGCACTCGAGCGGGAGGTGCTCGCGGTGTTGCCACGCTTCGACGACGCAGCCCTGGACGAGATCAGCAGGCTCCGTGATCTCGTCGAGGACGCGGCCGACACCGCCGACATCCTCGAGATGCGACTCCGCAACCAGGAGTTCCATTTCGCGGTGTTCGAGCGGTCGCCGCTGTCCCTGGTGGTCGCCGAGTTGCGGCGGCTCTGGAATCTGGCAATGCCGTACCACGCAGCGTATCTCTACGACGCCGAGGTGCGCGCCAGGGTGTGTGCCGAGCACGACGACATGGTCGATGCACTTGCCGCCGGCGACAACGAACTGCTGATCGAGCTGATGAACGTCCACCGTAAGGGCGGAGAGACGAGTACCGGCGTGATGCTCGGCAAGAACCCGCCGGACTCGGCACATCGACGACCCGACAGGAGCCGGACGAGATGA